Within the Terriglobia bacterium genome, the region CTGCCCGGTCTGCGTCACACCGCTCGAAAAAATCGACAAGGCGCTTCGCATCGCCCGACGTCCCGACGTGATCTTCTGCTCCTTCGGCGACATGCTGCGCGTCCCCGGCACCGAAGGCGATCTCTTCTCGGTGAAAGCACAGGGCGGCGATGTCCGAATTCTCTACTCCCCGACGGACGCCGTTCAGATCGCGAAACAAAATCCCGAAAAAGAAGTCGTATTCTTCGCCGTCGGCTTCGAAACCACCGCTCCCGCGCATGCCATGGCCGTCTTCAAGGCCCACCAGGAGGGGATCAAGAACTTCTCCGTTCTCGTCTCCCATGTTCTCGTTCCGCCCGCCATGGAAGCGATCCTCGGTTCACCCGACTGCAAAGTCCAAGGCTTCCTCGCCGCCGGACACGTCTGCACCGTGATGGGCTACACCGAGTACGAACCGATCGCGAAGAAGTACCACGTCCCCATTGTCGTAACCGGCTTCGAACCACTCGACATTCTTCAGGGCGTCCTGATGTGCGTTACCCAACTCGAGCAAGGCCGCGCCGAGGTTGAGAACCAGTACAGGCGCTCGGTTCGCCGCGACGGCAACGTCGAGGCGCAGAAACTCATTCGCGAGGTATTCTCTGTCTCTCGCCGCAAGTGGCGCGGCATCGGCGAGATTCCCAACAGCGGCCTCAGCCTCAGCAAGAAATATTCCGAGTACGATGCTGAATTGAAATTCGGCCTCGCCGACTACGATGCCCCCGAGAGCCCCGACTGCTTGAGCGGATTGGTGATGCAGGGCCGCGTGAAGCCGGAAGACTGCCCGGCATTCGGCACCAAATGCACGCCAGAGAAGCCGCTCGGCGCGCCCATGGTTTCCAGCGAAGGCGCGTGCGCCGCATATTTCCGTTACAGGCACGTGAGCAAATGAAGAACACAAAGGATACAAAGGGACACGAAGTCGCCACGCCAAAGTTCAAGTTGGAGTGTCCCATTCCCATCAGCGACTACCCGACCATCACGCTCGCCCACGGCGGCGGCGGCAAGTTGATGCATCAGCTTCTCGAAAAGATGGTGCTCCCGGCCTTCCGCAACGATCTGCTGGAGTCGCGCCACGACGGCGCCGTCTTTCCTGTCGGCAACACCCGACTCGCCTTCACTACCGATTCCTACGTCGTTCACCCGCTATTTTTCCCCGGCGGCGACATCGGCTCGCTCGCCGTCAACGGTACCGTTAACGACCTCGCCATGTGCGGCGCCCGCCCGCTCTATCTCAGTTGCGGAATGATCCTCGAAGAAGGTCTTCCCATGGAGACCCTCTGGGCTGTCGTACAGAGCCTCCGCTCTTCGGCCGATACCGCCGGCGTCCAACTCGTGACCGGCGATACGAAAGTCGTGGACAAGGGACAGGGAGACGGCATCTTCCTGAACACCGCGGGCGTCGGGATCGTCGACCACAATCTGTCCATCTCGCCAGCCAGCGTCCGAGATGGCGATGCCGTGCTCCTGAGCGGCGACGTCGGACGCCACGCGATCGCCATCATGGCCGCGCGCGAGGGTCTCGAATTTGAAACCACCATCGAGAGCGACTGCGCCCCACTGAACGGCACCGTTCAGCGCCTGCTCGATGCCGGCCTGGAACTCCACTGCCTGCGTGACCTCACTCGCGGCGGTCTGGGAACCACGCTCATCGAGATCGCAGAAGCCTCCAAGCTGCAAATCGCCATTGAAGAAACCAGGATCGCCGTTCGTGATGACGTCCTCGGCGCCTGCGAGGTCCTTGGCTTTGACCCTATTTACCTCGCCAATGAAGGCCGGATGGCAGTGATCCTTCCTGAGAAGCAGGTCGACCGTGCCCTGGAGATTTTGCGCTCTGGCCACGGCGGCGAATTTGCATCCCGGATTGGAGCTGTGAAGAAGGAGTCGCCCGGTATAGTCACCCTGAAGAGCCGTATCGGCACGACGCGCATCGTCGACATGATCACCGGCGAG harbors:
- the hypE gene encoding hydrogenase expression/formation protein HypE, with the translated sequence MKNTKDTKGHEVATPKFKLECPIPISDYPTITLAHGGGGKLMHQLLEKMVLPAFRNDLLESRHDGAVFPVGNTRLAFTTDSYVVHPLFFPGGDIGSLAVNGTVNDLAMCGARPLYLSCGMILEEGLPMETLWAVVQSLRSSADTAGVQLVTGDTKVVDKGQGDGIFLNTAGVGIVDHNLSISPASVRDGDAVLLSGDVGRHAIAIMAAREGLEFETTIESDCAPLNGTVQRLLDAGLELHCLRDLTRGGLGTTLIEIAEASKLQIAIEETRIAVRDDVLGACEVLGFDPIYLANEGRMAVILPEKQVDRALEILRSGHGGEFASRIGAVKKESPGIVTLKSRIGTTRIVDMITGEQLPRIC
- the hypD gene encoding hydrogenase formation protein HypD; this encodes MKYVTEYRDAAVAQEYARAIAKVTKSPWTLMEICGGQTHSIVKYGIDELLPKEITLVHGPGCPVCVTPLEKIDKALRIARRPDVIFCSFGDMLRVPGTEGDLFSVKAQGGDVRILYSPTDAVQIAKQNPEKEVVFFAVGFETTAPAHAMAVFKAHQEGIKNFSVLVSHVLVPPAMEAILGSPDCKVQGFLAAGHVCTVMGYTEYEPIAKKYHVPIVVTGFEPLDILQGVLMCVTQLEQGRAEVENQYRRSVRRDGNVEAQKLIREVFSVSRRKWRGIGEIPNSGLSLSKKYSEYDAELKFGLADYDAPESPDCLSGLVMQGRVKPEDCPAFGTKCTPEKPLGAPMVSSEGACAAYFRYRHVSK